One Allostreptomyces psammosilenae DNA segment encodes these proteins:
- a CDS encoding mandelate racemase/muconate lactonizing enzyme family protein, with the protein MPAHLTTRSLVTVLELAEPLRISRGSMDRRDAVWIAVSSGDADPGDARSTGYGETVTSRFLRLDAPTARRMVATLGEALADRNDPAAALDDVDALAALLDRRHDGEHPAARAGVLAGVEAALLDLAGKRAGRPAHELLGLTVPRQGAPSGGRPSAATARTIGIVAPERAAAQATELAARGFALLKIKAGAPDPADDLARIAAVRAAAPAARLLVDANGAWSPARGRELLPRLADLGVDAVEQPLPAGTPEELARLAASSPLPLIADEDVVTVDDALRLAGLVHGVNVKLAKCGGVLAALRIAEGLRGTGTELMLGCLVASSLGLAPAVQLGHLGRWADLDGHLLLADDPWEGIGGEDGTVRAPARPGLGVRPRAAASAVLAAPDAAGAAPVPGVAPVPGTASATGPRGAVR; encoded by the coding sequence ATGCCCGCCCACCTGACCACGCGGTCGCTGGTGACCGTGCTGGAACTCGCCGAGCCGCTGCGCATCTCGCGCGGCAGCATGGACCGCCGCGACGCGGTGTGGATCGCGGTCTCCTCCGGCGACGCCGACCCGGGCGACGCCCGGTCCACCGGCTACGGGGAGACCGTCACCAGCCGCTTCCTGCGGCTGGACGCCCCGACCGCCCGCCGCATGGTGGCCACCCTCGGAGAGGCGCTGGCCGACCGGAACGACCCCGCCGCCGCGCTGGACGACGTCGACGCCCTCGCCGCGCTGCTCGACCGCCGGCACGACGGGGAGCACCCGGCGGCCCGGGCGGGCGTGCTGGCCGGCGTGGAGGCCGCGCTGCTCGACCTCGCCGGCAAACGGGCCGGGCGCCCCGCGCACGAGCTGCTGGGGCTGACGGTGCCACGTCAGGGCGCGCCGTCCGGCGGCCGGCCCTCGGCCGCCACCGCCCGCACCATCGGCATCGTCGCCCCGGAGCGGGCCGCCGCCCAGGCCACCGAGCTGGCCGCCCGCGGCTTCGCCCTGCTGAAGATCAAGGCCGGCGCGCCCGACCCCGCCGACGACCTGGCCCGGATCGCGGCCGTGCGCGCCGCCGCGCCGGCCGCGCGGCTGCTGGTGGACGCCAACGGCGCCTGGAGCCCGGCGCGCGGACGCGAGCTGCTGCCGCGCCTGGCCGACCTCGGCGTCGACGCCGTCGAGCAGCCCCTGCCCGCCGGCACGCCCGAGGAGCTGGCCCGGCTCGCCGCGAGCTCCCCGCTGCCACTGATCGCCGACGAGGACGTGGTCACCGTCGACGACGCGCTGCGTCTCGCCGGCCTGGTGCACGGGGTGAACGTCAAGCTCGCCAAGTGCGGCGGGGTGCTGGCCGCGCTGCGGATCGCCGAGGGGCTGCGCGGCACCGGCACCGAGCTGATGCTCGGCTGCCTGGTCGCCAGCTCGCTCGGCCTGGCCCCCGCCGTCCAGCTGGGCCACCTCGGCCGCTGGGCGGACCTGGACGGCCACCTGCTGCTCGCCGACGACCCCTGGGAGGGCATCGGCGGCGAGGACGGCACCGTGCGGGCCCCGGCGCGGCCCGGGCTCGGGGTCCGCCCGCGAGCCGCCGCGAGCGCCGTCCTCGCGGCCCCGGACGCCGCGGGCGCCGCGCCGGTCCCGGGCGTCGCGCCGGTCCCGGGCACCGCGTCCGCCACCGGCCCGCGGGGAGCCGTCCGGTGA
- a CDS encoding Rossmann-like domain-containing protein, whose product MNEREDDGPEGCPAMAATAPRPGVLDELADRALAGDFGADPADDTITSAFVTTQAVRHAGRSGGYRNRVLSLRLEAAVGSCAVEPGPPPEASPSAGGAGEPGAAGEAAGDEEVAAGCVGVSVAELLKHPTAAVRTAALDAFLMHHLPHGPAQGARSVRVPAGSTLAKSTARARAVAELLPVPPGATVLVVGVVNSLLHALRARGLRYLPCDLKGGTTEWGEAVLTDADAHLDRCDALLVTGMTLGNGSADRLLAHARATGKPLVAFAQTGSAVWPRLIGSGVTAVSAEPYPFFWLDGGPSTLHLYRGGDR is encoded by the coding sequence ATGAACGAGCGGGAAGACGACGGCCCGGAGGGGTGTCCGGCGATGGCCGCGACCGCCCCGCGACCGGGCGTGCTCGACGAACTGGCCGACCGGGCCCTCGCCGGGGACTTCGGCGCCGATCCGGCGGACGACACCATCACCTCCGCCTTCGTCACCACCCAGGCGGTCCGGCACGCCGGCCGCTCCGGCGGCTACCGCAACCGGGTCCTCAGCCTGCGGCTGGAGGCCGCCGTCGGGTCGTGCGCGGTGGAGCCGGGGCCGCCGCCGGAAGCGAGCCCGTCCGCGGGGGGCGCCGGCGAACCGGGGGCCGCCGGCGAGGCGGCGGGTGACGAGGAGGTCGCGGCCGGGTGCGTCGGCGTGTCCGTGGCCGAACTGCTGAAGCACCCCACCGCCGCGGTCCGGACCGCCGCGCTGGACGCCTTCCTGATGCACCACCTGCCGCACGGGCCCGCGCAGGGCGCCCGGTCCGTCCGCGTCCCGGCCGGCAGCACCCTGGCGAAGTCCACCGCCCGGGCCCGCGCCGTCGCCGAACTGCTGCCCGTGCCGCCCGGCGCCACCGTGCTGGTCGTCGGCGTGGTCAACTCGCTGCTGCACGCCCTGCGCGCCCGCGGCCTGCGCTACCTGCCCTGCGACCTCAAGGGCGGCACCACCGAGTGGGGCGAAGCCGTGCTCACCGACGCCGACGCCCACCTCGACCGCTGCGACGCCCTGCTGGTCACCGGCATGACGCTGGGCAACGGCAGCGCCGACCGGCTGCTGGCGCACGCCCGCGCCACCGGCAAGCCGCTGGTCGCCTTCGCGCAGACCGGCAGCGCCGTCTGGCCGCGGCTGATCGGCTCCGGCGTCACCGCGGTCTCCGCCGAGCCGTACCCGTTCTTCTGGCTCGACGGCGGCCCCAGCACCCTCCACCTGTACCGCGGAGGCGACCGATGA
- a CDS encoding PLP-dependent cysteine synthase family protein, whose translation MTATRTDPATAAPAPPAAAPPTPRAAPTGPGPAGAGPSGIGPTLPAPPGAPALLSLVGHTPLARVTAPLPHPHPGFWAKLEHLSAGGMKARAAVSMLLGARARGLLRPGAPVVESTSGTLGLGLAFAGQALGHPVVLVTDSELEPAMRALLQAHGAHLEVVERPAEQGGWQAARLARLRELLDRLPGAYWPDQYGNPDNPAGYASLAAELIEQLDHLDVLVCSVGTGGHSAGIIGPLRRRWPELRVIGVDAVGSTIFGQPARPRLMRGLGSSIHPGNVAHGAFDEVHWVGPTEAADACRRLAGHAFVTGGWSTGAVALVSAWVSRTRPGAEVVTVFPDGPHRYLSTIFDDAYRSAHGLTGTPADRPYQIPHPQAAEVTGWARCALRPERRTACPPT comes from the coding sequence ATGACCGCCACCCGCACCGACCCCGCCACCGCCGCGCCGGCCCCGCCGGCCGCCGCGCCCCCCACCCCGCGCGCCGCCCCCACCGGGCCCGGTCCCGCCGGCGCAGGCCCCTCCGGCATCGGCCCCACCCTGCCGGCCCCGCCGGGCGCCCCCGCCCTGCTCTCCCTGGTCGGCCACACCCCGCTGGCCCGGGTCACCGCCCCGCTGCCCCACCCGCACCCGGGCTTCTGGGCGAAGCTGGAACACCTCTCGGCCGGCGGCATGAAGGCCCGGGCGGCCGTCTCCATGCTGCTCGGCGCCCGCGCCCGGGGCCTGCTGCGCCCCGGCGCGCCGGTCGTGGAGTCCACCAGCGGAACCCTCGGGCTGGGGCTCGCCTTCGCCGGCCAGGCGCTCGGCCACCCGGTGGTGCTGGTCACCGACAGCGAGCTGGAACCCGCCATGCGCGCCCTGCTCCAAGCCCACGGCGCCCACCTGGAGGTCGTGGAACGCCCCGCCGAACAGGGCGGCTGGCAGGCCGCCCGGCTGGCCCGGCTGCGCGAACTGCTCGACCGGCTGCCCGGCGCCTACTGGCCGGACCAGTACGGCAACCCCGACAACCCGGCCGGCTACGCCTCGCTCGCCGCCGAGCTGATCGAGCAGCTCGACCACCTCGACGTGCTGGTGTGCAGCGTCGGTACCGGCGGGCACAGCGCCGGCATCATCGGCCCGCTGCGCCGCCGCTGGCCCGAGCTGCGGGTGATCGGCGTCGACGCGGTCGGCTCGACGATCTTCGGCCAGCCCGCCCGGCCGCGCCTGATGCGCGGCCTCGGCAGCAGCATCCACCCGGGCAACGTGGCCCACGGGGCGTTCGACGAGGTGCACTGGGTCGGCCCCACCGAGGCCGCCGACGCCTGCCGGCGCCTGGCCGGCCACGCCTTCGTCACCGGCGGCTGGTCCACCGGGGCCGTCGCCCTGGTCTCCGCCTGGGTCTCGCGCACCCGGCCCGGGGCCGAGGTGGTCACCGTCTTCCCGGACGGCCCGCACCGCTACCTCAGCACGATCTTCGACGACGCCTACCGCAGCGCCCACGGCCTCACCGGAACGCCCGCCGACCGGCCGTACCAGATCCCGCACCCCCAGGCCGCCGAGGTCACCGGCTGGGCCCGCTGCGCCCTGCGCCCCGAACGGAGAACCGCATGCCCGCCCACCTGA